One genomic window of Pseudomonas sp. LFM046 includes the following:
- a CDS encoding HNH endonuclease yields the protein MKRLPPPPFDAARAVEACASGITIAERAQALVNALPIIQASEVEYQELGSIGQLYRLAESASVTPEIDTELMGVIYKSHFVRKGSPSRGLYEQIKMAPEFGICPLCGQRTVATVDHYLPQARYPRFNLTPVNLVPACSDCNKQKLAGVPTGAEDQTLHPYFDNLGNDRWLVVEVQPSSPPTIVFTIRPAATWSDVLTARVRHHFRVMGLGELYAAQAASEMADISYALDGVGASAGSRGVREHLDVQFRSRYFSDANSWKTALYEGLRDSDWFCSEGYRLIRNRPFT from the coding sequence ATGAAGCGCCTTCCTCCGCCTCCGTTCGACGCGGCCAGGGCGGTCGAGGCCTGCGCTTCAGGGATTACGATTGCGGAGCGTGCGCAGGCCCTTGTGAATGCCCTGCCTATCATTCAAGCGTCGGAGGTCGAGTACCAGGAGCTTGGATCAATCGGACAGCTCTACCGACTTGCGGAAAGTGCCAGCGTTACTCCAGAGATAGATACGGAGCTGATGGGCGTGATCTACAAGTCACACTTTGTCCGGAAGGGATCACCTTCGAGAGGACTCTATGAGCAGATCAAGATGGCGCCTGAATTCGGCATCTGCCCGCTGTGTGGTCAGCGGACGGTCGCGACGGTTGATCACTATCTGCCCCAGGCACGCTATCCAAGGTTCAATTTGACACCAGTGAATCTTGTCCCCGCATGCTCGGACTGCAATAAGCAGAAGCTGGCTGGAGTTCCGACGGGGGCGGAGGATCAAACTCTTCACCCATACTTTGACAACCTCGGCAATGATCGTTGGCTCGTTGTCGAAGTCCAACCTTCCTCACCGCCGACAATTGTCTTCACAATCAGGCCCGCAGCCACATGGAGTGACGTACTCACTGCTCGAGTACGACACCACTTCAGAGTGATGGGACTCGGTGAACTCTACGCCGCACAAGCTGCCAGTGAGATGGCTGATATCTCTTACGCCCTTGACGGGGTAGGGGCCAGTGCGGGCTCCCGAGGAGTCCGCGAGCATCTCGATGTGCAGTTCCGTTCGCGCTACTTCAGTGATGCTAATTCCTGGAAGACAGCCCTGTATGAAGGGCTTCGAGACTCAGACTGGTTCTGCTCCGAGGGGTATCGTCTGATCCGAAATCGTCCTTTCACCTAG
- a CDS encoding AAA family ATPase, which translates to MFTVVNSVQQIPQQARSQVYLLTDYWDDWFKFRTMFTLFVFDAHGTRHRPGSVKIGQAGLLPGQGGSQTPPGTRTPVLPETFNSLDPEQFFSLGQDEDYYATLRSLPYGFGISILNALCDCAYDLSTFDRHRLELVMGESLLRSVHEPNVRHRLHRLAHGNPVLTRFEFQYTLPVAHASEGGTSHLPPTMQFRVIPGAEPPTNLHVLVGRNGVGKTRCIQSIINTLLERDSDIAPRGVLQRLGTNQEEWTFSGLVSVSFSAFDSFQLPSAATQRTRATFVGLRSQREENGQIIEELKSTADLANDFVQSLDQCRNEPRRSRWLNAVATLSTDPLFGETGVEQLIEPAHNWRERASNFFGLLSSGHAIVLLTTTRLVELVEERTLVVLDEPEGHLHPPLLSAFVRTVADLLVARNGVALISTHSPVVLQEVPRSCVWMLRRTRAHSAVERPSIETFGESAGVLTREVFGLEVTHSGFHQLVSAVASRPGVTYGGVEHHFGGQLGAEAQALARSLVIRRDIR; encoded by the coding sequence ATGTTCACGGTAGTCAACTCAGTACAGCAGATACCTCAGCAGGCGCGCTCCCAGGTGTACCTGCTCACTGACTATTGGGACGATTGGTTCAAGTTCCGGACGATGTTCACGCTCTTTGTGTTCGATGCGCACGGAACTCGACACAGGCCGGGATCCGTCAAAATTGGCCAGGCTGGCCTACTCCCTGGACAAGGAGGATCACAAACTCCGCCTGGCACCCGCACTCCGGTTCTGCCCGAGACTTTCAATTCGCTAGATCCAGAGCAATTTTTCTCGCTTGGCCAGGATGAGGACTACTACGCGACGCTTCGATCACTCCCATATGGCTTCGGCATCTCCATTCTCAATGCACTCTGCGACTGCGCTTATGACCTGAGTACTTTCGATCGGCACCGGTTGGAGTTGGTCATGGGGGAGTCGCTACTGCGATCTGTTCATGAGCCCAACGTACGCCATCGCCTGCATCGCCTTGCTCATGGAAATCCGGTGCTGACGCGGTTTGAGTTCCAGTACACGTTGCCCGTTGCGCACGCCTCTGAGGGAGGCACTTCGCATCTACCACCCACGATGCAGTTCAGGGTGATTCCTGGCGCCGAGCCGCCAACAAATCTTCATGTGCTTGTGGGCCGGAATGGAGTGGGCAAAACACGATGCATCCAGAGCATCATCAACACGCTCTTGGAGCGTGATAGCGATATAGCTCCTCGGGGCGTGCTGCAGCGCCTGGGAACAAACCAGGAAGAGTGGACGTTCTCTGGCCTGGTCTCGGTTTCTTTCAGTGCCTTCGACAGCTTCCAACTACCCTCGGCGGCGACTCAACGAACTCGTGCAACCTTCGTAGGCTTGCGATCACAGCGAGAAGAGAATGGGCAAATTATCGAGGAGCTGAAAAGCACCGCAGACCTGGCAAACGACTTTGTACAAAGCTTAGATCAATGCCGAAATGAACCTCGACGAAGTCGCTGGCTCAATGCAGTGGCAACTCTATCGACAGATCCGTTGTTTGGCGAAACAGGAGTCGAGCAGCTCATAGAGCCAGCTCACAATTGGAGAGAACGGGCCTCTAATTTTTTTGGGCTCCTGAGCTCGGGGCATGCAATTGTCCTGCTGACCACTACCCGCCTTGTCGAGCTCGTCGAGGAACGCACTCTAGTGGTGCTGGATGAGCCTGAAGGACACCTGCACCCGCCACTGCTTTCCGCTTTTGTACGCACCGTGGCCGACCTCCTCGTAGCCAGGAATGGTGTGGCACTGATCTCGACACATTCCCCAGTGGTGCTGCAAGAAGTACCGCGCAGTTGCGTGTGGATGTTGAGGAGGACCAGGGCGCATTCAGCCGTTGAGCGCCCCTCCATTGAGACCTTTGGCGAAAGCGCGGGCGTGCTAACCCGCGAGGTATTTGGCCTGGAGGTCACACACTCCGGCTTCCACCAGCTTGTTTCCGCCGTTGCCAGCAGGCCGGGTGTCACTTACGGAGGTGTCGAACATCACTTTGGAGGGCAGCTGGGCGCCGAAGCACAGGCGCTGGCGCGTAGCCTCGTCATACGAAGAGATATCCGATGA
- a CDS encoding RES family NAD+ phosphorylase: MHLRHRHLLQQTFLEIENNEEMYVCQRCLDDPILKRLQPMLIADKSCMACRESTREALTPKRIAHFIRVYLPSHFMVDFGRFPGHEMNLAEVVSRAIGCSSQDVCNAIAEHLVDPNAGEDEFYSPSQDYCRKPSPYSSETEERWNVVSEWENIAHELTHGRRFFNDKARTFFESLISEAVNAKSAENPKTPAVITTLPVGTFLYRARIANDPREAVKFAGNPAYELGAPPKKRAANNRMSPAGVPLLYVASDPSTSIAEVRPSIGDSVVVGEFTTTAPLKLFDFTALDNRLDHAPLSMFNPSFQMKADHRRMLEYLHDEIARPSRAQDTDYVMTQALAEFIRYNELQPFDGIMFRSVQHDGGVNFVFFDKGCPESMHAPEWRPTFNLDISPEATRIHHIRSVKYETDEPWR, translated from the coding sequence ATGCACCTCAGACATCGTCACCTGCTTCAGCAGACGTTTCTGGAAATCGAAAATAACGAAGAAATGTATGTCTGCCAGCGGTGCTTGGACGATCCTATTCTGAAACGACTCCAGCCGATGCTGATAGCGGACAAGAGCTGCATGGCTTGCAGAGAAAGTACGCGCGAAGCCCTCACACCGAAACGCATTGCCCACTTCATTCGCGTCTACTTGCCTAGCCATTTCATGGTGGATTTCGGACGTTTTCCTGGTCATGAGATGAACCTGGCAGAAGTAGTCAGCCGTGCGATCGGATGCAGCAGTCAGGACGTCTGCAATGCTATTGCGGAGCATTTGGTCGATCCCAACGCTGGCGAGGATGAGTTCTACAGCCCATCACAGGACTACTGTCGAAAGCCCAGCCCTTACAGCTCCGAAACAGAGGAACGCTGGAATGTCGTGTCGGAATGGGAAAATATCGCGCACGAGCTGACCCACGGCCGTCGCTTTTTCAATGACAAGGCAAGAACATTCTTCGAATCGCTCATTTCTGAGGCCGTCAATGCGAAAAGCGCTGAGAACCCAAAAACGCCTGCCGTAATCACTACCCTTCCCGTCGGCACATTCTTGTACCGCGCTCGAATAGCCAACGACCCCCGTGAGGCCGTCAAATTCGCTGGGAACCCGGCCTACGAGCTAGGTGCGCCACCAAAGAAACGTGCCGCAAACAATCGAATGAGCCCCGCTGGAGTGCCTCTGCTGTACGTTGCGAGTGACCCGTCAACATCTATCGCCGAAGTACGTCCTTCCATTGGCGATTCAGTTGTGGTGGGAGAGTTCACGACTACGGCCCCCCTTAAGCTTTTCGACTTCACCGCCCTCGACAATCGGCTCGACCATGCCCCTCTCAGCATGTTCAACCCCAGTTTTCAAATGAAGGCTGACCATCGGCGCATGCTGGAGTACTTGCATGACGAAATCGCTCGCCCCTCCAGAGCACAAGACACGGATTACGTGATGACCCAGGCACTGGCGGAGTTTATTCGCTACAACGAGCTACAGCCATTTGACGGCATCATGTTCCGTTCGGTGCAGCACGACGGAGGCGTCAACTTTGTATTCTTCGACAAAGGCTGTCCCGAAAGCATGCATGCGCCCGAGTGGCGCCCAACATTCAACCTGGATATTTCCCCTGAAGCCACGAGAATTCACCACATTCGCTCCGTCAAATACGAAACGGATGAGCCGTGGCGGTAG
- a CDS encoding ATP-binding protein, with protein MSEDIKNTAITAAGYIYQNRQGLRILCDWLDAPARYTRVKFECDDEAVAPTGLDDIVVERADGLVDLQQVKYTPAPHAHPLCWDWMLEKTGKTARSRSMLRKWFDAFKALEPARTGVLSLTTNRRPDADIEACLNSGKISFAKIPEPRRSQVIAELGGEQDCEAFFSQLHILHSDKGFDTLEQEVDARLRKHGTPEGIATLKNVALNWATRTNFPRPDGWITVEQVRTILRSTPPAPLPEDFVVPLGYEVPDETFHSEFVRDAIGATGSAIVLTGPPGRGKSTYLSALCDTLAERDIPTVRHHYFLSTTERGRDRVNSYVVEQSIEAQVKRFHPDVQVPAGDLRSLLEACASHYKKLAKPFVLVLDGLDHVWRINAEDKRPLDDVFSQLIPCPDNMVLLVGTQPVDDAQLPTDLLAFAPKAEWRTLPAMSENAVLSYLRRALQEGRLTTGFEGEDGAEGQLQEAATALRTKTNGHPLHVIYAVAELEHARRSLSRWDVEQLKGDLSQDAKFYYASLWERLPPSLKDTLRLVCAFSFFWPKPAFAEIAANVGAAEPEVAKVEHLLHSSAAGLKVFHESLAVFVRTTAGYTDRINELMPAVASWLETTAPTSLRVNWLWTVQARLGDPKNLIAGLTRDWIMLRLEEGYPESLFDTLLSDALVAALDIHEFAEACRLEHLKARMVGGSQYQMQNDDAARLISFTLILTAEEGVVREAVASRHEADILRLAALGLALRARGDQVVAEACGEEALRRFRGVNRFSSRYSSSAGSDEFQFLVDAFARLNAIGATPTALARLVSENGPVVWLPRVQMLVEEGNVDDLMAVAASLAPGESKSLISDACVRAAATAGVSIAGRDDFSELGRTPLVAAVETASMRASKPLNAPIPTEWLKGGYYERKEDLATLAHHWFFSAVQLSLCMAAEGQTAFEFVRAPVYEDRKNITDFLNALSVAAAQVAQHWWRGELVDFHELFELLKAVEFRRFRQGHDESSAAEDFRNALHRIACDIRLGSVLLDHFDNVALTKETMAAAGQYVWFDSESFRTQYAAGLLTRMSDDAAAAFVESQRVLLDAEIRHETSVHLQTPLQLCAIALAHGLSTSARELCKQTWELTTGYAHRKDPTLNNTVDAIGYLVDVAPNDARRLLGRIAPQVHHVLDYTDGKGTRHVLTAADRLLAKLKPSALVIKYEEHTHAGDWSQAEDSLREYVVQGIKDGWPLDALMRTGLHPAIHDVLSRLALEGSSSAAERLRVLREHVGWDIGLLQRSEYPGSGSESKPYTGDVTTFAPEQFGDLLDSLSASYNEQARLLRDWYQHWDKAGQGMRLLAALDGLLLSEKGWPRGVLVLSDLAFQTRRKLSGVKAAWKYLVQAHIRNGAWVGFAEKEEKTLSRLDLVVKHYPQRCDEFVAATTYGMFGDPELPRVAPSEVMVYFYARQKRIAEAVKFAETMVNCVIDDTRTLPLERPRWAAELISSTGSEA; from the coding sequence ATGTCTGAAGACATCAAGAACACCGCGATCACTGCCGCCGGTTACATCTACCAGAACCGGCAAGGCCTCAGAATTCTCTGCGATTGGCTTGACGCGCCGGCTCGCTACACCCGGGTGAAGTTTGAGTGCGACGACGAGGCCGTCGCGCCGACGGGGCTGGATGACATCGTTGTCGAACGTGCGGATGGCCTGGTTGACCTCCAGCAGGTCAAGTATACCCCGGCGCCACACGCGCATCCGCTCTGCTGGGATTGGATGCTGGAGAAGACCGGCAAGACGGCGCGATCGAGGTCGATGCTGCGCAAATGGTTCGATGCCTTCAAGGCGCTGGAGCCGGCGCGTACTGGCGTGCTTTCGCTGACGACCAACCGCCGACCGGATGCCGATATCGAAGCTTGCCTGAACAGCGGCAAGATCTCCTTCGCGAAGATCCCCGAGCCCAGGCGTTCTCAGGTCATCGCCGAACTTGGTGGTGAACAAGACTGCGAGGCGTTCTTCAGTCAACTGCACATTCTTCACAGCGACAAGGGGTTCGACACGCTAGAGCAAGAGGTCGATGCACGACTTCGCAAGCACGGCACTCCTGAGGGCATTGCCACCCTCAAGAACGTAGCGTTGAACTGGGCGACGCGGACAAACTTCCCTCGCCCTGACGGTTGGATCACGGTGGAGCAGGTCCGCACCATCCTGCGCTCGACGCCACCGGCGCCTTTGCCTGAGGACTTCGTTGTCCCGCTGGGCTACGAGGTACCTGATGAGACGTTCCATTCGGAGTTTGTCCGTGACGCCATCGGTGCTACCGGGAGTGCGATCGTGCTCACAGGACCACCGGGGCGTGGAAAGAGCACCTATCTGAGCGCGTTGTGCGACACGCTCGCCGAGCGGGACATCCCCACGGTCCGACATCATTACTTCCTCTCGACGACGGAGCGGGGGCGCGATCGGGTGAACAGCTATGTGGTCGAGCAGTCCATCGAAGCGCAGGTCAAACGGTTTCATCCCGATGTTCAGGTACCAGCGGGCGACCTGCGCTCGCTCCTTGAAGCGTGTGCTTCTCACTACAAAAAGCTGGCCAAACCGTTCGTTCTCGTCCTGGATGGACTGGACCACGTCTGGCGCATTAACGCCGAGGACAAGCGGCCGCTGGACGATGTGTTCTCCCAACTGATCCCATGCCCGGACAACATGGTGCTGCTCGTCGGCACTCAACCTGTGGACGACGCCCAGTTGCCGACGGACCTGCTTGCCTTCGCGCCCAAGGCTGAGTGGCGTACGCTGCCGGCGATGTCTGAGAACGCAGTCCTGTCCTATTTGCGCAGGGCGCTTCAGGAGGGCAGGCTTACGACTGGATTCGAGGGCGAGGATGGTGCGGAAGGGCAACTGCAGGAGGCTGCAACCGCGCTTCGCACAAAGACCAATGGCCATCCTCTGCATGTCATCTATGCCGTCGCTGAGCTTGAGCATGCCCGTCGCAGCTTGTCGAGGTGGGATGTCGAGCAGTTGAAGGGCGACTTGAGTCAGGATGCAAAGTTCTACTACGCATCGCTTTGGGAACGCCTCCCCCCAAGCCTCAAGGACACATTGCGGCTCGTATGTGCCTTTTCGTTCTTCTGGCCGAAGCCTGCATTCGCAGAGATTGCGGCGAATGTCGGCGCGGCGGAACCGGAGGTCGCGAAAGTGGAGCATCTGCTTCACTCTTCAGCGGCTGGCCTGAAGGTTTTTCACGAGAGCCTGGCGGTCTTCGTGCGTACAACCGCCGGCTACACCGACCGCATCAACGAGCTGATGCCGGCGGTGGCAAGTTGGTTGGAGACCACTGCACCCACCTCGCTACGCGTGAACTGGCTTTGGACGGTCCAGGCGAGGCTAGGTGACCCCAAAAACCTCATCGCCGGCCTCACCCGCGACTGGATCATGCTCCGCCTGGAGGAGGGATATCCAGAGTCGCTCTTTGACACGCTGTTGTCCGATGCTCTGGTCGCAGCGCTGGACATCCACGAGTTCGCTGAAGCCTGTCGACTGGAGCACCTCAAGGCACGGATGGTCGGTGGCAGCCAGTATCAGATGCAGAACGACGACGCGGCCAGGCTGATCTCGTTCACGTTGATCCTGACCGCAGAGGAGGGCGTCGTGCGCGAGGCTGTGGCTTCCAGGCATGAGGCGGACATCCTGCGGCTAGCCGCGCTCGGGTTGGCCTTGCGTGCGCGGGGCGACCAAGTTGTCGCCGAAGCGTGCGGTGAAGAAGCGCTTCGTCGATTCAGAGGCGTGAACCGTTTCTCCAGCAGGTACTCGTCGAGCGCCGGCTCTGATGAGTTCCAGTTCCTGGTCGACGCATTTGCACGGCTTAATGCCATCGGCGCGACCCCAACAGCGCTGGCCCGGCTAGTTTCCGAAAACGGGCCGGTCGTTTGGCTCCCGCGCGTCCAGATGCTGGTTGAGGAAGGCAATGTGGATGACTTGATGGCGGTCGCGGCTTCGCTTGCCCCTGGTGAGAGCAAGAGTCTCATCAGTGATGCGTGCGTCCGCGCGGCAGCGACCGCTGGAGTGAGCATCGCAGGTCGCGATGACTTCAGCGAGCTCGGCCGAACCCCCTTGGTCGCTGCCGTGGAGACAGCCAGCATGCGGGCTTCCAAGCCGTTGAACGCACCTATCCCTACCGAGTGGCTCAAAGGCGGCTACTACGAGCGCAAGGAAGATCTGGCGACGCTCGCGCACCACTGGTTTTTCAGCGCCGTTCAGTTGAGCCTGTGCATGGCTGCGGAAGGGCAGACCGCCTTTGAGTTCGTGCGGGCTCCCGTCTACGAAGACCGGAAGAACATCACCGACTTCCTCAACGCGCTCTCTGTGGCTGCGGCGCAGGTTGCGCAGCACTGGTGGCGGGGGGAGTTGGTGGACTTCCATGAACTGTTCGAGTTACTCAAGGCGGTGGAGTTCAGGCGTTTCAGGCAAGGCCATGACGAGAGCTCTGCAGCCGAAGACTTCCGGAACGCGCTGCATCGCATTGCCTGCGACATCCGCCTGGGCAGCGTCCTGCTGGACCACTTCGACAATGTGGCCCTGACCAAAGAAACCATGGCGGCGGCCGGGCAGTACGTTTGGTTTGACAGCGAGTCCTTCCGCACCCAGTACGCGGCCGGATTGCTGACGAGGATGAGCGACGATGCGGCGGCGGCGTTCGTCGAGTCCCAGCGTGTCCTGCTTGATGCAGAGATCCGCCATGAAACCAGCGTACATCTTCAGACGCCGCTCCAGCTCTGTGCCATTGCGCTAGCCCATGGGTTGAGCACCAGCGCTCGTGAGTTGTGCAAGCAGACGTGGGAGCTGACCACTGGCTATGCGCATCGCAAGGACCCTACGCTGAACAACACTGTCGACGCCATCGGCTACTTGGTCGATGTCGCGCCGAACGACGCTCGTCGATTGCTCGGCCGTATTGCGCCGCAGGTCCACCACGTCCTGGACTACACCGACGGGAAGGGCACCAGGCATGTTCTGACGGCCGCCGATCGGCTGCTTGCGAAGTTGAAGCCGTCCGCTCTGGTGATTAAGTACGAGGAGCACACGCACGCAGGCGACTGGTCGCAAGCAGAAGACAGTCTGCGGGAATACGTGGTGCAAGGCATCAAGGACGGTTGGCCCCTGGACGCGTTAATGCGAACCGGACTGCATCCTGCGATCCATGACGTGCTGAGTAGACTTGCACTGGAAGGCAGCTCAAGTGCTGCGGAGCGACTTCGCGTCCTTCGGGAGCACGTCGGTTGGGACATTGGCCTGCTGCAGCGATCGGAGTATCCCGGCAGCGGTAGCGAGAGCAAGCCTTACACGGGGGATGTCACGACCTTTGCGCCGGAGCAATTCGGCGACCTGCTCGACAGCCTATCGGCCAGCTACAACGAGCAAGCGAGACTTCTTCGCGACTGGTATCAGCACTGGGACAAAGCGGGGCAGGGAATGCGACTGCTCGCGGCGCTCGACGGCTTGCTTCTGTCAGAAAAGGGCTGGCCCAGGGGAGTCCTGGTACTGTCTGACCTGGCCTTTCAGACGAGGCGCAAGCTAAGTGGCGTGAAGGCGGCATGGAAGTACCTTGTCCAGGCGCACATCCGAAACGGGGCCTGGGTCGGGTTTGCGGAGAAAGAAGAGAAGACCCTCAGCAGACTCGATTTGGTCGTCAAGCACTATCCGCAGCGCTGTGACGAGTTCGTGGCTGCGACGACCTATGGCATGTTTGGCGACCCCGAACTGCCACGTGTGGCGCCCTCGGAAGTGATGGTCTACTTCTACGCACGACAAAAGCGGATCGCGGAGGCCGTGAAGTTTGCGGAGACGATGGTCAACTGCGTCATTGACGACACCCGCACCCTGCCGTTAGAGCGGCCTCGCTGGGCGGCTGAGTTGATCTCTTCTACCGGATCGGAGGCTTGA
- a CDS encoding DNA-binding protein codes for MAVGVPESEVFTAADAVLARGERPTVERVRLELGRGSPARVGALLDQWWDQLAQRLRGETRLPGLPTEVAQAFVAVWQQAILLAQGVAEQGLSEQRAVLDAERLRVAAVEEAARQTAAQARQQVAAAQAAQQAAETRLADLERLLAQRQAQLDDLQNRCTVLTEERQAALHDASTLRQELQAAQRQLTQERESSAAYVQGVEDRAHREVDRAREESRAAAAQLKTAGKQQELLRQRLDTALTQLSEAQQVAAAEKARASTLEQLAQPARTKRARATPVKRPRKPAASG; via the coding sequence ATGGCGGTAGGCGTACCGGAAAGCGAGGTGTTCACCGCGGCGGATGCGGTGTTGGCGCGCGGCGAGCGGCCCACCGTGGAACGCGTGCGCCTGGAGCTCGGTCGCGGCAGTCCGGCCCGGGTCGGGGCGCTGCTGGACCAGTGGTGGGACCAGTTGGCCCAGCGTCTGCGCGGCGAGACTCGCCTGCCCGGGCTGCCGACGGAGGTGGCGCAGGCCTTTGTCGCGGTGTGGCAGCAGGCGATCCTATTGGCGCAGGGTGTGGCCGAGCAGGGCCTGAGCGAACAGCGCGCCGTGCTGGATGCCGAGCGCCTGCGCGTCGCTGCGGTGGAGGAGGCCGCGCGCCAGACCGCGGCCCAGGCGCGGCAGCAGGTGGCGGCGGCCCAGGCCGCGCAGCAGGCCGCGGAGACCCGCTTGGCCGACCTGGAGCGCTTGCTCGCGCAACGCCAAGCGCAGCTGGACGACCTGCAGAACCGCTGCACGGTGCTCACCGAGGAGCGCCAGGCGGCCCTGCACGACGCCAGCACCCTGCGCCAGGAGCTGCAGGCGGCGCAGCGTCAGCTGACGCAGGAGCGCGAGTCGTCGGCCGCCTACGTACAAGGTGTGGAGGATCGCGCCCATCGCGAGGTCGATCGCGCCCGTGAGGAGAGCAGGGCGGCCGCCGCTCAACTGAAGACGGCCGGGAAGCAGCAGGAGCTACTGCGCCAGCGGCTGGATACGGCACTGACTCAACTCAGCGAGGCGCAGCAAGTCGCTGCCGCCGAGAAGGCCAGGGCGTCCACCCTTGAGCAGCTCGCTCAGCCGGCGCGCACCAAACGCGCCCGTGCCACGCCGGTGAAACGGCCGCGAAAACCGGCAGCCTCGGGCTAG
- a CDS encoding tyrosine-type recombinase/integrase has protein sequence MNHTLLLPPSDKALLAVDRLDTEARAAAAAFVAAGTAANTLRSYRSALAYWAAWLQLRYGRTLETGPLEGAVAVQFALDHLARPEAGGWQHLLPPALDAALVDAGVKAKLGALSHNTVRQRLAVLAKWHALKDWPSPTEAVAVKTLLREARKAQARHGVAVRKKTAAVREPLEALLATCSDGVRGLRDRALLLLAWSGGGRRRSEVVGLQVTDLRQLDADTWLYALGTTKTETGGVRREKPLRGAAAQALTAWLEVAPADHGPLFRRVYKGGRVGTAGLSGDQVARIVQRRAQLAGLAGDWAAHSLRSGFVSEAGRQGVPLGEVMAMTEHRSVSTVMGYFQAGALLGSRASRLLEFPESLADRSEDSQDSPSKG, from the coding sequence ATGAATCATACACTTCTATTACCGCCGAGCGACAAAGCCCTGCTCGCCGTCGATCGCCTGGATACTGAGGCCCGCGCCGCCGCCGCGGCCTTCGTTGCCGCCGGCACCGCAGCCAATACCCTGCGCAGCTACCGCAGCGCCCTCGCCTACTGGGCCGCCTGGTTGCAGCTGCGCTACGGCCGCACCCTGGAGACCGGGCCACTGGAGGGCGCGGTGGCGGTGCAATTCGCCCTCGACCACCTGGCGCGTCCCGAGGCCGGCGGTTGGCAGCACCTGCTGCCGCCGGCGCTGGATGCCGCATTGGTCGACGCCGGCGTCAAGGCCAAGCTCGGTGCCCTGAGCCACAACACCGTGCGTCAGCGGTTGGCGGTACTCGCCAAGTGGCATGCGCTGAAGGACTGGCCGAGCCCAACTGAGGCCGTGGCGGTGAAGACCCTGTTGCGCGAGGCGCGCAAGGCACAGGCGCGCCACGGCGTCGCCGTACGCAAGAAGACCGCGGCGGTGCGCGAACCATTGGAGGCGCTGCTCGCCACCTGCAGCGATGGCGTGCGCGGATTGCGTGACCGCGCCCTCCTCCTCCTGGCCTGGAGTGGCGGCGGCCGCCGGCGCTCCGAAGTGGTCGGCCTGCAGGTGACCGATCTCCGTCAGCTGGACGCGGACACCTGGCTGTACGCCCTGGGCACGACTAAGACGGAAACGGGCGGTGTGCGCCGGGAAAAGCCGCTGCGCGGGGCGGCGGCGCAGGCGCTCACGGCCTGGCTGGAGGTGGCACCGGCCGACCACGGGCCGTTGTTTCGCCGCGTGTATAAAGGCGGCCGCGTCGGCACGGCCGGACTCTCGGGGGATCAGGTCGCGCGCATCGTGCAGCGCCGCGCCCAACTGGCTGGGCTCGCCGGCGACTGGGCGGCGCATAGCCTCAGGTCCGGCTTTGTCAGCGAAGCCGGACGCCAGGGCGTGCCGCTCGGCGAGGTGATGGCGATGACCGAGCACCGTAGCGTCAGTACGGTGATGGGCTATTTCCAGGCCGGCGCCTTGCTCGGCAGTCGGGCCAGTCGACTCCTGGAATTCCCGGAAAGCCTCGCGGACCGCTCCGAGGACAGCCAGGATTCGCCCAGCAAAGGGTAG